From the genome of Candidatus Desulfarcum epimagneticum, one region includes:
- the asnS gene encoding asparaginyl tRNA synthetase (Evidence 2a : Function from experimental evidences in other organisms; PubMedId : 1425658, 2009959, 2693216, 9298646; Product type e : enzyme), giving the protein MKRVKIKALLGSRTPLENVCVKGWVKTRRDASGFSFIEINDGSCLKNIQAVADPSSDGWEDVRSLTTGSAAAVSGDLIESKGKGQKWELAAKKVAALHIAPSSFPLQKKRHTDAFLRGVAHLRPRTNKYGAAFRIRSDLSHAIHTFFKDRGFVQLHAPIITGSDCEGAGALFRVAAPGADGSGNDGDDFFGARAHLSVSGQLSAEMFALALGDVYVFGPTFRAENSHTRRHAAEFWMVEPEMAFCDLEGNMDLGEELIQFLAAAAMDECMDDLALFDRFVAPNLIKTLEKIARSDFARVSYTEAVDRLERSGKKFERPVSWGADLQSEHERCLTEDIFQKPVILFDYPEAIKPFYMRLNDDGKTVAAMDILVPGIGEIIGGSQREERLDALKDRMAAKNVPAGPYQWYLDSRLYGSVTHSGFGMGFERLMMMVTGISNIRDVLPFPRTPGSIDF; this is encoded by the coding sequence ATGAAAAGAGTCAAAATCAAAGCGTTGCTGGGCTCCCGAACGCCGCTTGAAAATGTTTGCGTCAAAGGATGGGTCAAAACCAGGCGGGACGCGTCGGGTTTTTCGTTCATCGAGATCAACGACGGGTCGTGCCTGAAAAACATCCAGGCGGTGGCGGACCCATCCTCGGACGGATGGGAAGATGTCCGCTCCCTGACCACGGGGTCGGCCGCCGCCGTGTCCGGGGATCTCATCGAGTCCAAAGGAAAGGGCCAGAAATGGGAACTCGCCGCGAAAAAAGTGGCGGCCCTTCACATCGCGCCGTCTTCCTTTCCTTTGCAAAAAAAAAGACACACCGACGCGTTTTTAAGGGGCGTCGCCCATTTGCGGCCCCGGACCAACAAATACGGCGCCGCTTTCCGAATCCGCTCCGATTTGTCCCACGCCATCCACACTTTTTTCAAAGACCGGGGATTTGTCCAGCTTCACGCCCCCATCATCACCGGCTCCGACTGCGAGGGGGCCGGCGCCCTGTTCCGGGTCGCCGCCCCGGGCGCGGACGGTTCCGGGAACGATGGGGATGATTTTTTCGGCGCCCGCGCCCATCTGTCGGTGTCCGGGCAACTTTCCGCCGAGATGTTCGCCCTGGCCCTGGGGGATGTGTACGTTTTCGGCCCGACCTTCCGGGCCGAAAACTCCCACACCCGGCGCCACGCCGCCGAGTTCTGGATGGTGGAGCCGGAAATGGCCTTCTGCGATCTGGAAGGAAACATGGACCTGGGCGAGGAGCTGATCCAGTTCCTGGCCGCCGCGGCCATGGATGAATGCATGGACGATCTGGCGCTTTTCGACCGGTTTGTGGCGCCCAATCTGATTAAAACCCTTGAAAAAATCGCCCGGTCGGATTTCGCGCGGGTCTCCTACACCGAGGCCGTGGACCGGCTTGAGCGCTCGGGGAAAAAATTTGAGCGCCCGGTTTCATGGGGGGCGGACCTTCAGTCCGAGCACGAGCGCTGTCTCACCGAGGATATCTTTCAAAAGCCCGTGATCCTTTTTGACTATCCCGAGGCCATCAAGCCTTTTTACATGCGTTTAAACGATGACGGGAAAACCGTGGCCGCCATGGACATCCTGGTTCCGGGCATCGGGGAGATCATCGGGGGCAGCCAGAGAGAGGAGCGGCTGGACGCGCTCAAAGACCGGATGGCGGCCAAAAACGTCCCGGCCGGGCCGTACCAGTGGTACCTGGACTCCCGGCTTTACGGCTCTGTGACGCACAGCGGCTTCGGGATGGGGTTTGAGCGGCTGATGATGATGGTCACCGGCATATCCAATATTCGGGATGTGCTGCCTTTCCCCAGGACGCCCGGCTCCATCGACTTTTGA
- a CDS encoding hypothetical protein (Evidence 5 : Unknown function), with translation MRLFSHTRFPKECPRSAAIRALADQWPDEKSRKLIRERAIHDKEEGPRIVAIRALAEKWPDDDTRKLIEERAVKDPGKGPRSAAIRALAENWPDQNARKLIEERAVHESPADDPKNGGDGS, from the coding sequence ATGCGCCTTTTTTCCCACACCCGTTTTCCGAAAGAATGTCCGCGCAGCGCCGCCATTCGCGCCCTGGCCGACCAATGGCCGGATGAAAAGTCCCGAAAACTGATCCGGGAGCGCGCGATCCACGACAAAGAGGAAGGCCCGCGCATCGTGGCGATTCGCGCCCTGGCCGAGAAATGGCCCGATGACGACACGCGAAAACTGATTGAGGAGCGCGCGGTCAAAGACCCGGGCAAAGGCCCGCGCAGCGCCGCCATCCGAGCCCTGGCCGAAAACTGGCCGGATCAAAACGCCCGGAAACTCATTGAGGAGCGCGCGGTCCATGAAAGCCCGGCCGATGATCCGAAAAACGGCGGGGATGGGTCGTAA
- a CDS encoding conserved hypothetical protein (Evidence 4 : Unknown function but conserved in other organisms), producing the protein MKTFSEYAHEKMMDLFHNHSHEVGSVLKKRDPERYRDHEATDCITYALRVIGHAFKKTGNEAAAARAWGLGKHGTELARFLVTDHGWKGIYINPDSAHPIDADQEHSYTSHMAKKTRRYYKIPLEHRVHNYNVTPDSHPAFQKLNKNAGPSTLNEADIAGLERVKFGFGVSRGGRHTWLFSEGKVYETHWNKIGPDLYEASPLRKFPWLSGAIVTPSEQSQCLAETSRLFGAGEEAAIV; encoded by the coding sequence ATGAAAACCTTTTCAGAATACGCCCATGAAAAAATGATGGATTTGTTTCACAACCATTCCCACGAAGTGGGCAGTGTGCTGAAAAAAAGGGACCCGGAGCGGTACCGGGACCATGAGGCGACCGACTGCATTACGTACGCGCTCAGGGTGATTGGCCACGCGTTTAAAAAAACAGGGAATGAGGCGGCGGCGGCCCGGGCCTGGGGGCTGGGAAAACATGGAACCGAACTCGCCCGGTTTCTGGTGACCGATCACGGCTGGAAGGGAATTTATATCAACCCGGACTCGGCGCACCCCATCGACGCCGACCAGGAGCACAGCTACACCAGCCATATGGCGAAAAAAACCCGCCGGTACTATAAAATCCCCCTGGAGCACAGGGTTCACAATTACAATGTCACCCCGGACTCCCATCCGGCGTTTCAAAAGCTCAATAAAAACGCGGGCCCCTCCACGTTGAATGAGGCCGATATCGCCGGCCTGGAAAGGGTCAAATTCGGATTCGGCGTGTCCCGGGGAGGCCGTCACACCTGGCTGTTTTCAGAGGGCAAGGTCTATGAGACGCATTGGAACAAAATCGGCCCGGACCTGTACGAGGCATCCCCTCTGCGAAAATTTCCCTGGCTGAGCGGCGCCATTGTCACGCCTTCGGAGCAGTCTCAGTGTCTTGCGGAAACGTCCAGACTTTTTGGGGCCGGGGAGGAAGCGGCCATCGTTTAA
- a CDS encoding hypothetical protein (Evidence 5 : Unknown function), translating into MTETAALENKKEKPGKPELKMEFLHGELDKSITKYMGRQKRNGKMGVIVKCLALGLSAIVTILLGLNFGGPPDIVGSIALIISACTGVVSGISAFFDFNELSLKYKDTADKLELLKIELSYLDLDGKAPDSGKTDFIKEKYIDILKETHSFFQSVRADDSDNTGKDTA; encoded by the coding sequence ATGACTGAAACCGCGGCTCTGGAAAACAAAAAAGAGAAACCAGGGAAACCGGAATTAAAAATGGAGTTTTTGCATGGCGAACTGGATAAATCCATCACTAAATATATGGGCAGGCAAAAACGAAACGGCAAAATGGGCGTCATTGTCAAATGCCTGGCTTTGGGACTGTCCGCCATTGTGACGATCCTTTTGGGGCTTAATTTCGGCGGCCCCCCTGACATCGTGGGCAGCATCGCATTGATTATCTCAGCGTGCACAGGAGTGGTCAGCGGAATTTCGGCTTTTTTTGATTTTAATGAATTGTCGTTGAAGTATAAGGACACCGCCGACAAACTCGAATTGCTGAAAATTGAGCTTTCATATCTTGATCTGGATGGCAAAGCCCCAGACTCGGGAAAAACCGATTTCATCAAAGAAAAATATATAGACATACTGAAAGAAACCCATAGTTTTTTTCAAAGTGTGAGGGCGGATGACTCCGATAATACGGGAAAAGACACAGCGTGA
- a CDS encoding conserved membrane hypothetical protein (Evidence 4 : Unknown function but conserved in other organisms) has translation MGPEKNVNISDYMKQAARESRILISYVARHSSAALDSEAAKTLIRSQYKMERNDWSPEDELRFWNAYDKVASSIKPVSIESLKAALPDPLSDEDDGKKKKSTEAASSVSKYRRLTAVSLVLLLLAQIYWINGSDLTAKIDKLFTRIDAVSLNIDKRKQDKNHADLEHDIEINKLVNEKKALIQEFGAAYQLLQDWNRFWQILIFHKQFEAEITHYARKKYEHDMERIANEISEILVALKTGDMAPDVSKAKRNALERLRFEGKKRTFEQEFDKERNKLFLTRISAEFVIRSLQIYGLPLLYGLLGAIIYTLRSLAVEIKNLTYTRHSETKYRLRITMGLLAGMAIGWFLKPDDLSVAGSLSPMTLAFLAGYNVEALFAVMDKFIEMISKFGPGAQKKPPPAETEKEAGA, from the coding sequence ATGGGACCTGAAAAAAACGTAAACATATCGGATTATATGAAACAGGCGGCGCGTGAGTCCCGGATACTGATTTCATATGTGGCGCGCCACAGCTCCGCCGCGCTGGATTCCGAAGCCGCGAAAACCCTGATCAGGTCCCAATACAAAATGGAGCGAAACGACTGGAGCCCCGAAGATGAGCTTCGTTTCTGGAACGCCTACGACAAAGTGGCCTCTTCCATCAAACCGGTCAGCATCGAAAGCCTGAAGGCCGCCCTGCCTGATCCCCTGAGCGATGAGGACGACGGAAAGAAAAAAAAATCCACAGAGGCGGCGTCTTCCGTTTCCAAGTACCGGCGCCTCACCGCTGTTTCCCTTGTCCTTCTTCTGCTGGCCCAGATTTACTGGATCAACGGATCGGATCTGACGGCAAAAATCGACAAACTGTTCACCCGGATCGACGCGGTGAGCCTCAATATCGACAAAAGAAAACAGGACAAAAACCACGCCGATCTCGAACACGACATCGAGATCAACAAGCTGGTAAATGAGAAAAAGGCGCTGATCCAGGAATTCGGGGCCGCTTATCAGCTTTTGCAGGATTGGAACAGGTTCTGGCAAATACTGATTTTTCACAAGCAGTTTGAGGCGGAAATCACCCATTACGCGCGGAAAAAGTATGAGCACGATATGGAAAGAATCGCGAATGAAATTTCCGAAATCCTTGTGGCCCTGAAAACCGGGGACATGGCGCCGGATGTCAGCAAAGCGAAGCGGAACGCGCTGGAAAGACTTCGCTTCGAAGGAAAGAAACGAACGTTTGAGCAGGAATTCGACAAAGAGAGAAACAAACTTTTTTTAACGAGAATATCCGCGGAGTTCGTGATCCGAAGCCTTCAGATATACGGGCTTCCTTTGTTATACGGTTTGCTCGGCGCCATTATATACACGCTGCGAAGCCTTGCCGTGGAAATCAAAAATCTGACTTACACGCGCCATTCAGAAACCAAATACAGACTCAGAATCACCATGGGCCTTCTGGCCGGAATGGCCATCGGCTGGTTTTTAAAACCGGATGACCTCAGCGTGGCGGGAAGCCTGTCCCCCATGACGCTCGCCTTTCTGGCGGGCTACAATGTGGAGGCGCTGTTCGCCGTCATGGACAAATTCATCGAAATGATCTCCAAATTCGGCCCGGGCGCTCAAAAGAAACCGCCCCCCGCTGAAACAGAGAAAGAAGCGGGCGCATGA
- a CDS encoding hypothetical protein (Evidence 5 : Unknown function), with protein MFENLLEIAATVTSATISGNNPSAGLAVQKISATLFQKENASLEEIERAINIATPRQLQEIGKIESKFKGIKETTEFVDCMILLATFLARELRENSKIDTSLFVKLQNSPSFLEALEKASSGAAGIPAEIDDLDLEEHLELGILGLKFIAKVLKALRGE; from the coding sequence ATGTTTGAAAATTTGCTGGAAATAGCCGCCACCGTCACCTCCGCCACGATTTCGGGAAACAACCCCTCGGCCGGTCTTGCGGTCCAGAAAATATCCGCCACCCTGTTTCAGAAGGAAAACGCCTCGCTGGAAGAAATCGAGCGGGCCATCAACATCGCCACGCCCCGTCAGCTTCAGGAAATCGGAAAGATTGAGTCCAAATTCAAAGGGATCAAAGAAACAACGGAATTTGTCGACTGCATGATTCTGCTCGCGACTTTTCTGGCCCGGGAGCTGAGGGAAAACTCAAAAATAGACACCTCGCTGTTCGTCAAACTCCAGAATTCCCCGTCTTTCCTGGAGGCTTTGGAAAAAGCGTCCAGCGGCGCCGCGGGCATACCGGCGGAAATCGATGATCTGGATTTGGAGGAGCACCTGGAGCTTGGAATCCTGGGGCTCAAATTCATCGCCAAAGTGTTAAAGGCCCTCCGGGGAGAATAA
- a CDS encoding hypothetical protein (Evidence 5 : Unknown function): MDARDEKLKFNLTNAEAAERRRVTRIQILQGDAACFMSKDPTLLSGELAYERDTGKIKIGNGIDPWNKLPYKVDQPLDEDMANTIREAKDFLSAKGEPGSYAALGPDGKVLRDQLPADLRATTVVRTIGDMEKIPSEDKHEGQFVFVLDASEDKTVGAGGATYIQTPEEKWEKVSEAESMDVDSSDFLLKSKDTLDDILSGSKNVHFTKEDKKKLDSVQDGATDDLSAQEIATMYESIQDVNRLTDDLKKKIESIDPNATFDTPEKIREKLEKLKSSQRLDADSIQPGSENRFFTDKERGEIDRLQTKLETIESGATQDTPEQLRDKLQSLTLDKVLSADYVKDGSTHKFLTPAHLESIKLIGTISKEIDALKNQVGEASHTHPEMDCVTQEQLKELGDRINNFKTEMTNACNQKLSAVQVDVGNNKLTLQNLGDVISRLQGQLGNINESWVRGVLEPRVKELSGNLDSFKTEINKVVNQKVTKLESDLGDNAQKVSKLESDLGGNTQKVAKLESDLSNNAVDLSNLADAIARMQGQLGNISESWVRDISESKIQEVVGGLENFKNQINTALNQRLGKVEVDLANNTVTLDNLGDLIANIQNQLGNINESWVRNISETKIQEMLGDLNTFKTDINKTVNENLYKLESDMGDLALNLRNEFITNMNEKLNSQVGNLETALQSQVDGFRALLTPEQIKVLYESNPDTNVFTDTEKIKLAGIMPNADVTNHESVREAGGVMEGDILFGGDCAAMF; the protein is encoded by the coding sequence ATGGACGCAAGGGATGAAAAATTGAAATTTAATCTGACAAACGCTGAGGCCGCGGAAAGAAGGAGAGTCACCCGGATACAGATTTTACAGGGAGACGCCGCATGCTTTATGAGCAAAGACCCCACGCTGCTTTCAGGGGAATTGGCTTATGAGCGGGACACCGGAAAAATCAAGATAGGAAACGGCATTGATCCCTGGAATAAATTGCCGTACAAGGTGGATCAGCCCCTTGACGAGGACATGGCCAACACCATCCGGGAGGCCAAGGATTTCCTGAGCGCCAAAGGCGAGCCCGGCAGCTACGCGGCCCTGGGCCCGGACGGGAAGGTCCTCCGGGATCAGCTGCCCGCCGATTTAAGGGCCACCACGGTTGTCAGAACCATCGGCGACATGGAGAAAATCCCCTCTGAGGACAAACACGAAGGTCAGTTTGTGTTTGTCCTGGACGCCAGCGAGGACAAGACGGTGGGCGCCGGGGGCGCCACGTATATCCAGACCCCGGAGGAAAAGTGGGAGAAAGTCAGCGAAGCCGAAAGCATGGACGTGGATTCATCCGACTTCCTGCTGAAATCCAAAGACACCCTGGATGATATTTTATCCGGGTCAAAAAATGTCCACTTCACAAAAGAAGACAAGAAAAAGCTTGATTCTGTACAGGACGGCGCCACAGACGACTTGAGCGCGCAAGAAATTGCGACCATGTACGAAAGCATTCAGGACGTCAACCGCCTGACGGATGATCTGAAAAAAAAGATTGAATCCATAGATCCAAACGCCACCTTTGACACGCCTGAAAAAATCCGCGAGAAACTCGAAAAACTCAAAAGCTCCCAGCGTCTTGACGCCGATTCCATACAGCCCGGGTCCGAAAACCGGTTCTTCACGGACAAAGAGCGCGGGGAAATAGACCGCTTACAGACCAAACTTGAAACCATTGAATCCGGCGCCACCCAGGACACCCCCGAGCAGCTACGCGACAAGCTCCAGTCCCTGACCCTGGACAAGGTGTTAAGCGCGGATTATGTCAAAGACGGCTCCACCCACAAGTTTTTGACCCCGGCCCATCTGGAAAGCATCAAACTCATCGGGACCATCAGCAAGGAGATTGACGCCCTTAAAAATCAGGTGGGAGAGGCCAGCCACACCCATCCGGAAATGGACTGCGTCACACAGGAGCAGCTCAAGGAACTGGGCGATCGGATCAACAATTTCAAAACGGAAATGACCAACGCCTGCAACCAGAAGCTGAGCGCCGTTCAGGTGGATGTGGGGAACAATAAACTCACCCTGCAAAACCTCGGCGATGTGATTTCCCGCCTTCAAGGCCAGCTAGGCAATATCAACGAGTCATGGGTCCGGGGGGTGTTAGAGCCCAGGGTAAAAGAGTTGTCCGGGAATCTGGATAGTTTTAAAACCGAGATCAACAAAGTCGTCAATCAGAAGGTGACCAAGCTTGAAAGCGATCTGGGAGACAACGCCCAGAAGGTCAGCAAACTTGAAAGCGACCTGGGCGGCAATACCCAGAAGGTGGCCAAGCTTGAAAGCGATTTGAGCAACAATGCGGTGGACCTGAGCAATCTCGCCGACGCCATCGCCCGCATGCAGGGTCAGCTGGGCAATATCAGCGAATCGTGGGTCCGGGATATATCCGAGTCAAAGATTCAGGAAGTGGTGGGGGGCTTGGAGAACTTCAAAAATCAGATTAACACGGCTCTCAATCAGCGGCTGGGAAAAGTTGAGGTTGATCTGGCCAACAATACGGTCACCCTGGATAATCTCGGCGACCTCATCGCCAATATCCAGAATCAGCTTGGCAATATCAACGAATCATGGGTCCGGAATATATCCGAAACCAAGATTCAGGAAATGCTGGGCGATTTAAACACGTTCAAAACCGACATCAACAAAACCGTCAATGAGAATCTGTACAAGCTCGAAAGCGACATGGGCGATCTGGCCCTGAACCTGAGAAATGAGTTTATCACCAATATGAACGAAAAACTCAATTCCCAGGTGGGAAACCTGGAGACCGCTCTGCAAAGCCAGGTCGACGGGTTCCGCGCGCTTTTAACCCCGGAGCAGATTAAAGTTTTGTATGAGTCCAATCCCGACACCAATGTGTTCACCGATACGGAGAAAATAAAATTGGCCGGGATTATGCCCAACGCGGATGTCACGAATCATGAAAGCGTGAGAGAAGCGGGCGGCGTGATGGAAGGCGATATCCTGTTCGGAGGCGACTGCGCGGCCATGTTTTAG
- a CDS encoding hypothetical protein (Evidence 5 : Unknown function), protein MSENIKKDLDLFKKLMEARKENLHETLRKDSPDRESVALLQRLLNDLGHDAGNDGIYTDRTRDAVNAFVQNITAQGSHLPGAVARAIVDAVETRLKPLGKNQTGKGLTIKEFEKNEKPRVTVSLDDVSATFARFKKGMYTAGKQKPSSVIQEKKEEFKSRGFDDSEINVIMAVSENEGNLDAINTWDNSFLSFGMFQWTAGAGKQPGELAALLKRIKDSDESLFEKHYGRRGLDITPKTSRISGFLTLDGKEMASPVDKSRLRSHEWAFYFWLSGQDFSIQLAQVEHAISRINSFYRKDSYKVKERLISELITSEYGVALILDNHINRPGYIQPCLEEAMDAAALPDPDPSSWKTEDELKLLDAYLNIRETYGLHPMTHAEKRAKTVQKYRDSGVLSDARGSFGRGMGGDGEKNDFLST, encoded by the coding sequence ATGAGCGAAAACATAAAAAAAGACCTGGACCTATTCAAAAAACTCATGGAGGCGCGCAAAGAAAACCTTCATGAAACCCTGCGTAAAGACTCGCCCGACCGCGAAAGCGTGGCGCTTTTGCAGCGGCTGTTAAACGATCTCGGGCACGACGCCGGAAACGACGGAATATACACAGACCGGACCCGGGACGCCGTCAACGCGTTTGTTCAAAATATCACCGCCCAGGGCTCTCACCTGCCCGGCGCCGTGGCCCGGGCCATTGTGGACGCCGTTGAAACACGTTTGAAGCCATTGGGAAAAAACCAGACCGGCAAGGGGCTGACCATCAAGGAATTCGAGAAGAATGAAAAGCCCAGGGTGACGGTTTCTCTGGATGATGTCAGCGCGACCTTTGCCAGATTCAAGAAGGGGATGTACACCGCCGGAAAACAAAAACCGTCGTCCGTCATTCAGGAGAAAAAAGAGGAATTTAAATCCCGGGGTTTTGATGATTCGGAGATAAACGTCATCATGGCGGTGTCGGAAAACGAGGGAAACCTGGACGCCATCAACACATGGGACAACTCTTTTTTGTCGTTCGGCATGTTTCAATGGACGGCCGGGGCGGGCAAACAGCCCGGGGAGCTGGCGGCCCTGCTTAAACGGATTAAAGACAGCGACGAATCCCTGTTTGAAAAACACTACGGCCGGCGCGGACTGGACATCACTCCGAAAACCAGTCGGATTTCAGGCTTTTTAACGCTTGACGGAAAAGAGATGGCAAGCCCTGTGGATAAAAGCCGGCTGAGAAGTCACGAATGGGCCTTTTATTTCTGGCTTTCAGGACAGGATTTTTCAATCCAGCTGGCCCAGGTGGAGCACGCGATTTCCAGGATAAACTCATTTTACCGCAAAGACTCGTATAAAGTGAAAGAGCGCCTCATTTCCGAGCTGATCACTTCGGAATACGGGGTGGCGCTCATACTCGACAACCATATCAACCGGCCCGGCTATATACAGCCGTGCCTGGAGGAGGCCATGGACGCGGCGGCCCTGCCCGATCCTGACCCGTCTTCATGGAAAACCGAAGACGAGCTTAAACTGCTGGACGCCTACCTGAATATCCGGGAGACATACGGCCTTCATCCCATGACCCACGCTGAAAAAAGAGCCAAGACGGTTCAAAAATATCGGGACAGCGGCGTATTGTCCGACGCAAGGGGAAGCTTTGGGAGAGGCATGGGCGGGGACGGGGAAAAAAATGATTTTTTATCCACGTAA
- a CDS encoding putative Small-conductance mechanosensitive channel (Evidence 3 : Putative function from multiple computational evidences): MIKSKMKLFFILLTLIIGLVYLFMAGHPDFVDEKYLFYVSRIFWVFAGVIAVRAITYLAVEKKFGSDTQKNPSELMRVIVSGFLYAALGGLLMKFAFNMNIAALLTTSALLTAVVGFALQATLGNIFSGLSLQVEQIFYIGDTVRLKNIVGAIEALTWRSVSIRTLSGALIVVPNGKISSADVEVFHKGRPVWVKIKICAPISHPPQKVREIVTRVVLSVPQVDDSRPVIVNMTDMDPDDRLNLYDIIFFCKDFMSQFPAMAAVKERIWYAFLRNGVDVLNVWKKPGVLTAPHFFEKQKPHSDLRPGDYSKILFSSPVLKPLDKHEKTYLADHMETLMFSNKEPIVFEKRFKHAMFIIAAGRARREYMPEVSQECALPDEEEAAEASEFLWSSEALEEISRHFVPLVGPIGRTLVRQAARRTLDPIRLHTLLAAELEDEKDRERFLEHVPELCSKTLYPGDFFGEIRLLTGLSKGLSSYEAVGHVDLIAIRPPLMKEILERRPSLSRDFSEIIREHHENEAGFETLFGKEGAEKEIVDQIRSFYGL, translated from the coding sequence TTGATAAAATCAAAAATGAAATTATTTTTCATACTTTTAACCCTCATCATCGGGCTGGTTTACCTCTTTATGGCGGGTCACCCGGATTTTGTCGATGAGAAATACCTCTTTTACGTCTCCCGGATTTTCTGGGTCTTTGCCGGCGTTATCGCGGTCCGGGCCATCACTTACCTGGCGGTTGAAAAAAAATTCGGCTCCGACACACAAAAAAATCCGTCGGAGCTGATGCGCGTGATCGTGTCGGGATTTTTGTACGCGGCGCTCGGGGGCCTGCTGATGAAGTTCGCGTTCAACATGAACATCGCGGCTTTATTGACGACATCGGCTCTTTTGACGGCGGTGGTCGGTTTCGCCCTGCAGGCGACGCTGGGAAACATTTTCAGCGGGCTCTCCCTCCAGGTCGAACAGATTTTTTACATCGGCGACACCGTGCGTCTAAAAAATATCGTGGGCGCAATAGAGGCGCTGACATGGCGCTCGGTTTCCATCCGAACCCTGTCGGGCGCCCTTATCGTGGTGCCCAACGGCAAAATCTCATCCGCCGATGTGGAGGTGTTCCATAAAGGCCGGCCGGTCTGGGTGAAAATAAAAATATGCGCGCCCATTTCCCACCCCCCGCAGAAAGTAAGGGAAATCGTGACCCGGGTGGTCTTAAGCGTCCCCCAGGTGGACGACTCCCGGCCCGTCATCGTCAACATGACCGACATGGACCCCGATGACCGGCTGAATCTTTATGACATCATCTTTTTCTGCAAGGATTTTATGTCCCAGTTTCCCGCCATGGCCGCGGTGAAAGAGCGGATTTGGTACGCGTTTTTAAGAAACGGGGTGGATGTGCTCAACGTGTGGAAAAAGCCCGGCGTTTTAACGGCGCCGCATTTTTTTGAAAAACAAAAGCCCCACTCGGATTTGCGGCCCGGGGATTATTCAAAAATTCTGTTCAGCTCGCCTGTTTTAAAACCGCTGGACAAACACGAAAAAACGTATCTGGCCGACCATATGGAGACATTGATGTTTTCCAATAAAGAGCCCATCGTGTTTGAAAAACGGTTCAAACACGCCATGTTCATCATCGCCGCCGGAAGGGCGCGCCGGGAGTATATGCCCGAGGTCTCGCAGGAGTGCGCGCTGCCGGATGAAGAGGAGGCGGCGGAGGCATCTGAATTTTTGTGGAGTTCTGAAGCTCTTGAGGAGATTTCCCGACATTTTGTCCCCCTTGTGGGGCCCATCGGCCGGACCCTGGTTCGACAGGCGGCGCGCAGGACCCTGGACCCGATCCGGCTGCACACCCTTCTGGCGGCGGAGCTGGAGGACGAAAAGGACCGGGAGCGATTTTTAGAGCATGTTCCGGAACTCTGCTCAAAGACTCTGTATCCGGGTGATTTTTTCGGAGAAATCAGACTGCTGACCGGACTGTCAAAGGGCCTGTCCTCTTACGAGGCCGTCGGCCACGTCGATCTCATCGCCATCCGCCCGCCGCTTATGAAAGAGATACTGGAGCGCAGGCCCTCTTTGTCCCGGGATTTCAGCGAGATCATCCGGGAACATCATGAAAATGAGGCGGGTTTTGAAACGCTGTTTGGAAAAGAGGGCGCCGAAAAAGAAATCGTGGATCAAATCCGTTCCTTTTATGGTCTGTAA